A genomic segment from Micromonospora echinaurantiaca encodes:
- a CDS encoding type II secretion system F family protein — protein sequence MLANVELIAVVSGAACVAGLLLAVVALVGTRRPPGPAPGAGRGVDRLWRGSGATPREQRAYQALLAGALVAGALAFLVTGLPVVGLLVAVAVPGTPWLFSVGRAEQRAIARIEAVGEWTRRLKDVSATGQGLQQAVIGTVATAPEEIQEEVRLLAARLQAGWLARSALLAFAEEIGDPVGDQVVAALILHLSDRGERLGDVLGSIASAAAAEVATRREIEAKRTQPRFAVRFLTGMTLATLAYGLVNTEYIRPYGTPAGQLVMAALGAAFVGLLAWVRSMSQPQRPARFLPAPDPQEAIA from the coding sequence GTGCTCGCCAACGTCGAACTGATCGCGGTGGTCTCCGGGGCGGCCTGCGTCGCCGGGCTGCTGCTGGCGGTGGTGGCGCTGGTCGGCACCCGCCGGCCACCCGGCCCGGCACCGGGCGCGGGGCGGGGAGTCGACCGGCTCTGGCGCGGCTCCGGCGCGACGCCCCGGGAGCAGCGGGCGTACCAGGCCCTGCTGGCCGGCGCGCTGGTCGCCGGCGCGCTGGCCTTCCTGGTCACCGGGCTGCCGGTGGTCGGCCTGCTGGTGGCGGTGGCCGTGCCGGGCACGCCGTGGCTCTTCTCGGTCGGGCGGGCCGAGCAGCGGGCGATCGCCCGGATCGAGGCGGTCGGCGAGTGGACCCGCCGGCTCAAGGACGTCTCCGCCACCGGCCAGGGGCTCCAGCAGGCGGTGATCGGCACGGTCGCCACCGCGCCGGAGGAGATTCAAGAGGAGGTACGGCTGCTCGCCGCCCGGCTCCAGGCCGGCTGGCTGGCCCGCTCGGCGCTGCTCGCCTTCGCCGAGGAGATCGGCGACCCGGTCGGTGACCAGGTGGTGGCGGCGCTGATCCTGCACCTGTCCGACCGGGGCGAGCGGCTCGGCGACGTGCTCGGCTCGATCGCGTCGGCGGCGGCCGCCGAGGTGGCCACCCGCCGGGAGATCGAGGCCAAGCGCACCCAACCCCGGTTCGCGGTCCGTTTCCTCACCGGGATGACCCTGGCCACGCTGGCGTACGGGCTGGTCAACACCGAGTACATCCGCCCGTACGGCACGCCGGCCGGGCAGCTGGTGATGGCCGCCCTGGGCGCGGCCTTCGTCGGGCTGCTGGCCTGGGTGCGGTCGATGAGCCAGCCGCAGCGGCCGGCCCGCTTCCTACCCGCCCCCGATCCGCAGGAGGCGATCGCGTGA
- a CDS encoding P-loop NTPase family protein: protein MAIIALVSAKGSPGVTTTALACALSWHRRLVLVEADPAGGSILAGYLGGALDGPRGIGELAVGELRDGNLETAFWSQLVDLDAPKRERLLLPGVVDPAQAGSVTPLWQRFADFLTGLERGEPGYDVLVDCGRLQVAGPPWPILRAASVVLLVSRAQLPDLSGTRAMVRAIERDFTEHRVSPGTPRLLLVGDGHGRGEISKVLRLPVIARLPHDPRTAEVLGLGGTVRAGRPLMRAAGALEVPIGSLLERRRARLAWPVSQGVPDAL from the coding sequence ATGGCGATCATCGCGCTGGTGTCGGCGAAGGGCTCGCCGGGCGTCACCACCACCGCCCTGGCCTGCGCGCTGAGCTGGCACCGCCGGCTGGTGCTGGTCGAGGCCGACCCGGCCGGCGGGTCGATCCTCGCCGGCTATCTCGGCGGCGCGCTGGACGGGCCCCGCGGCATCGGTGAGCTGGCCGTCGGCGAACTGCGGGACGGCAACCTGGAGACCGCCTTCTGGTCACAACTGGTCGACCTCGACGCGCCGAAGCGGGAACGGCTGCTGCTGCCCGGCGTGGTGGACCCCGCGCAGGCCGGCAGCGTCACGCCGCTCTGGCAGCGGTTCGCCGACTTCCTCACCGGGTTGGAGCGGGGCGAGCCCGGCTACGACGTGCTGGTCGACTGTGGCCGGTTGCAGGTCGCCGGCCCGCCCTGGCCGATCCTGCGGGCCGCCTCGGTGGTGCTGCTGGTCAGCCGGGCCCAGCTGCCCGACCTCTCCGGCACCCGGGCGATGGTCCGGGCGATCGAGCGGGACTTCACCGAACACCGGGTCTCCCCCGGCACGCCGCGGCTGCTGCTGGTCGGCGACGGCCACGGGCGGGGCGAGATCAGCAAGGTGCTGCGGCTGCCGGTGATCGCCCGGCTGCCGCACGACCCGCGTACCGCCGAGGTGCTCGGCCTGGGCGGCACCGTGCGGGCCGGACGGCCGCTGATGCGCGCGGCCGGCGCGCTGGAGGTGCCGATCGGGTCGCTGCTGGAGCGGCGGCGGGCCCGGTTGGCCTGGCCGGTGTCGCAGGGGGTGCCGGATGCGCTTTGA
- a CDS encoding CpaF family protein, giving the protein MRFEPVSSDPRRQPPGATSTAPPLPAPNGAVPTGANGTIPPGTGHGTPTNGVLSNGRHQHAAPAPVGAPPEPPPRPRVDFQVVRELRRELSERLTRWQRGREFDADAEDTERARLAVAVVAEYADSVRRAGTPMAAGEERLLLDQVTAELAGLGRLQTLLVDDTIEEVHILGCDQVRITRHGGGVDWAEPIADSDDELVEILQAAARRAGATERSLSTSKPTLDLQLPDGSRLAAVFLVSHRPYAVIRKHNTLDVSLDDITGGRGDLDEMIDPLLRDFLRASLRAGLNIMVAGLAGAGKTTVIRALMSEIPADEPYVLLEESRELLPARRRLRHRAVMSFEAREGHGERGLDGRPAGEVSIADLIPVSLRMGVLRIIVGEVRSREIVPMLQAMTTSRGSMCTIHARTPAGVSERIIELALAHGREMTVDQARRMAGNALDLIVYVTVEDETAIGGRKHRFVSHVEEVIGVGEGNRIVTTAVFGPGPDGRAVPRHLPERIRAQLLRVGYDARLLTRWIEVGTGAWRRPLQTRLGRR; this is encoded by the coding sequence ATGCGCTTTGAGCCGGTCTCGTCGGACCCGCGCCGCCAGCCGCCCGGGGCCACCTCCACCGCGCCGCCGCTGCCCGCGCCGAACGGGGCCGTGCCGACCGGGGCGAACGGCACGATCCCGCCCGGCACGGGGCACGGGACGCCGACGAACGGGGTGCTGTCGAACGGTCGGCACCAGCACGCCGCGCCGGCGCCGGTCGGCGCGCCGCCGGAGCCGCCACCCCGACCGCGGGTGGACTTCCAGGTGGTCCGCGAGCTGCGCCGGGAGCTCAGCGAACGGCTCACCCGCTGGCAGCGCGGCCGGGAGTTCGACGCCGACGCCGAGGACACCGAGCGGGCCCGGCTGGCCGTGGCGGTGGTCGCCGAGTACGCCGACTCGGTGCGCCGGGCCGGCACCCCGATGGCGGCCGGCGAGGAGCGGCTGCTGCTCGACCAGGTCACCGCCGAGCTGGCCGGGCTCGGCCGGCTGCAGACGCTGCTGGTCGACGACACCATCGAGGAGGTGCACATCCTCGGCTGCGATCAGGTGCGCATCACCCGGCACGGCGGCGGGGTCGACTGGGCCGAGCCGATCGCCGACAGCGACGACGAACTGGTGGAGATCCTCCAGGCGGCCGCCCGCCGGGCCGGCGCCACCGAGCGGTCGCTGTCCACCTCGAAGCCCACCCTCGACCTGCAACTGCCCGACGGCAGCCGGCTCGCCGCCGTGTTCCTGGTCAGCCACCGCCCGTACGCGGTGATCCGCAAGCACAACACGCTGGACGTGAGCCTGGACGACATCACCGGCGGCCGGGGCGACCTGGACGAGATGATCGACCCGCTGCTGCGCGACTTCCTCCGCGCGTCCCTGCGGGCCGGGTTGAACATCATGGTCGCCGGGCTGGCCGGGGCGGGGAAGACCACGGTCATCCGGGCCCTGATGAGCGAGATCCCGGCCGACGAGCCGTACGTGCTGCTGGAGGAGAGCCGCGAGCTGCTGCCGGCCCGCCGCCGGCTGCGGCACCGGGCGGTGATGAGCTTCGAGGCCCGGGAGGGGCACGGCGAACGGGGGCTGGACGGCCGACCGGCCGGCGAGGTGAGCATCGCCGACCTGATCCCAGTCTCGCTGCGGATGGGCGTACTGCGGATCATCGTCGGCGAGGTCCGGTCCCGGGAGATCGTCCCGATGCTCCAGGCGATGACCACCAGCCGGGGCTCGATGTGCACCATCCACGCCCGGACCCCGGCCGGGGTGAGCGAACGGATCATCGAGCTGGCGCTGGCGCACGGCCGGGAGATGACCGTCGACCAGGCCCGCCGGATGGCCGGCAACGCGCTCGATCTGATCGTCTACGTCACCGTCGAGGACGAGACAGCGATCGGCGGGCGCAAGCACCGCTTCGTCTCGCACGTCGAGGAGGTGATCGGCGTCGGCGAGGGCAACCGGATCGTCACCACCGCCGTCTTCGGCCCCGGCCCGGACGGCCGGGCGGTGCCCCGGCACCTGCCCGAGCGGATCCGCGCCCAGCTGCTCCGGGTCGGCTACGACGCCCGCCTGCTGACCCGGTGGATCGAGGTCGGCACCGGCGCCTGGCGGCGGCCCCTGCAGACCCGACTCGGCCGGCGGTGA
- a CDS encoding SAF domain-containing protein: protein MSLATRNGTGPVDAPVAPPKVVRQRRTRPGLLGLAVLLIALGGLGAAFAVTSVRATGSYLAVARPVEVGRQLSADDLVPVQVAGGQGLKPVPAGRLDEVVGKRAAVSLTPGTLLTMAQLTDDPLLAPGQQQLALGLGPAEVPARELHPGDQVLLVSTPDDDDTGPAATATRFEATVIDTATGQSDTEIVLYLALGVRDVPAVVALSAQERIAVVLTEAA, encoded by the coding sequence ATGAGCCTGGCGACCCGCAACGGAACCGGACCGGTGGACGCGCCGGTCGCCCCGCCCAAGGTGGTCCGGCAGCGCCGGACCCGCCCCGGACTGCTCGGTCTGGCCGTGCTGCTGATCGCCCTCGGCGGGCTCGGCGCCGCGTTCGCGGTCACCTCGGTCCGGGCCACCGGCAGCTACCTGGCGGTGGCCCGACCGGTCGAGGTCGGCCGGCAGCTCAGCGCGGACGACCTGGTGCCGGTGCAGGTGGCCGGCGGCCAGGGCCTGAAACCGGTGCCGGCCGGCCGGCTCGACGAGGTGGTCGGCAAGCGGGCAGCGGTGTCGCTCACCCCGGGGACCCTGCTCACCATGGCCCAGCTCACCGACGACCCGCTGCTCGCCCCCGGCCAGCAGCAGCTCGCGCTGGGCCTCGGCCCGGCCGAGGTGCCGGCCCGCGAGCTGCACCCCGGCGACCAGGTCCTGCTGGTGAGCACCCCGGACGACGACGACACCGGCCCGGCGGCCACCGCCACCCGGTTCGAGGCCACCGTGATCGACACGGCGACCGGCCAGAGCGACACCGAGATCGTGCTCTACCTGGCGCTCGGGGTGCGGGACGTGCCGGCGGTGGTGGCGCTCTCGGCCCAGGAGCGGATCGCCGTCGTGCTCACCGAGGCGGCCTGA